CTACGAAGCGCACGGCTGCGCAGAGACCGCAATCGTGCGGGAGAAGCAGCTGAAGAAGTGGCGCCGCGCCTGGAAGATGACAAGTTGCGTCCCTTTCGGCCATGGGCTCCGTCGGCCTGACAGTACACAGTACTGTCAGACTGGTGAGGATTTGCCCGGTCGGCTGCACGTTACCCACCGATTTGTCGCACACCCGTTGCTTGACGAGGGCTCGGCATTTATGAGCAGGAAGCAGTATGGCGCGGGCAGGAGTCAGACGCTGGGCGAGCGAGCCGTTGCTGCACTTCTTCGTACTCGGAGTTGTGGTGCTGGGAGGCTATCGGTGGATCGCACCAACGCAGCTCTCTAACCGAATCGAGCTGTCGCCGGCGGTGATCAACGGCCTGCGCCAGGATCACGTGCGCCGCGCCGGAGCGCTGCCGACCGCGGAGGAAGAGGCGGCAATGGTCGAGCGCTTCGTCGACCAGGAAGTGCTCTACCGCGAGGCGCTCGCGCTCGGGCTCGATCGCGGCGACATCATCGTGCGCCGCCGCCTGGTGCAGAAGATGGAATTTCTCACCGAGGACCTCGAACCAGTCGCCGAGCCCACCGAGGCCGAGCTGCAGGCGTACATGGATACGCACGCCGAGCGCTACCACGTACCGGCGCGGGTGTCGCTGGAGCAGGTCTTCGCCAGCAGCGAGCGCTCAGGCGATCGAACGGCCGCCACCGCCCAGCAGCTGCGCGCGCAACTCCTTGGCGGTGCCGAGCCGGCGGCTCTCGGTGATCCATTTGTGCGCGGGCGGGCGTTCACACTCCTGACCGAGCGCGACCTGGCGGCCATCTTCGGCACGGTCTTCGCCCGGCAGGTCATGGACCTCGCCGTAGGCACGTGGTCGGAGCCGCTCGCTTCGAGTTACGGCCTGCACCTGGTGCGCGTCAGCCAGCACCAACCCGGCTTCCTACCGGCACTCGGCGCCAGCCGCGAGCAAGTC
This is a stretch of genomic DNA from Deltaproteobacteria bacterium. It encodes these proteins:
- a CDS encoding peptidyl-prolyl cis-trans isomerase; translated protein: MARAGVRRWASEPLLHFFVLGVVVLGGYRWIAPTQLSNRIELSPAVINGLRQDHVRRAGALPTAEEEAAMVERFVDQEVLYREALALGLDRGDIIVRRRLVQKMEFLTEDLEPVAEPTEAELQAYMDTHAERYHVPARVSLEQVFASSERSGDRTAATAQQLRAQLLGGAEPAALGDPFVRGRAFTLLTERDLAAIFGTVFARQVMDLAVGTWSEPLASSYGLHLVRVSQHQPGFLPALGASREQVRRDWLEARRAAVNRAALDRLRRRYDIHIAGAGSAAPAALALAR